A part of Brassica rapa cultivar Chiifu-401-42 chromosome A05, CAAS_Brap_v3.01, whole genome shotgun sequence genomic DNA contains:
- the UGT74C1-1 gene encoding UDP-glycosyltransferase 74C1, giving the protein MGEAKGHVLFFPYPLQGHINPMIQLGKRLSKKGLTVSLIIASNIHREPYTSEDYSITVHTIHDGFFPHEHPHAKIKDPPRFNESTARSLTNFISRQKLSGNPPKALIYDPFMPFALDVAKDLGLYVVAYFTQPWLASLIYYHINEGTYDVPDDRHEDPILASFPGFPLLSQNDLPSFACEKGSYPLIFKVVVSQFSNLRRADCILCNTFDQLEPKVVKWMDGQWPVKNIGPVVPSKFLDNRLPEDKDYELGDSKTEPDESVLSWLANKPAKSVVYVAFGTLVALSEKQMKETAMAIKQTGYSFLWSARDSERSKLPSGFVEEAMEKDIGLVAKWVPQLEVLAHDSIGCFVTHCGWNSTLEALCLGVPLVGMPQWTDQPTNAKFIEDVWKIGVRVKTDEEGFVSKEEITRCVVEVMEGEKGKVMRKNVENLKVLAREAISEGGSSDKKIDEFVAMMT; this is encoded by the exons ATGGGTGAAGCAAAAGGTCACGTACTGTTTTTCCCATATCCGTTACAAGGCCACATTAATCCAATGATCCAACTCGGCAAACGCTTATCCAAAAAGGGACTCACCGTCTCACTGATCATTGCCTCCAACATCCACCGTGAACCGTACACCTCTGAGGACTACTCCATCACCGTCCACACCATCCACGACGGTTTCTTTCCACACGAACACCCACACGCCAAGATCAAAGACCCTCCACGTTTTAATGAGTCTACTGCTCGTAGCCTCACCAATTTCATCTCCAG GCAGAAGTTATCGGGCAACCCTCCAAAAGCTCTGATCTATGATCCATTCATGCCCTTTGCACTGGACGTAGCCAAGGACTTGGGTCTATACGTAGTGGCCTATTTTACTCAACCATGGTTGGCTAGTCTTATTTACTACCACATCAACGAAGGCACCTACGATGTTCCTGATGATAGGCACGAGGACCCAATACTTGCATCGTTTCCGGGTTTTCCATTGTTAAGCCAAAATGATCTGCCTTCTTTCGCTTGCGAGAAGGGGTCTTACCCTCTGATATTCAAAGTTGTGGTTAGCCAGTTCTCTAACTTGCGGCGCGCTGATTGCATTCTTTGCAACACTTTTGATCAACTTGAACCTAAG GTAGTGAAATGGATGGATGGCCAGTGGCCGGTGAAGAACATTGGACCGGTGGTTCCGTCCAAGTTCTTGGATAACCGGTTGCCGGAAGACAAAGATTACGAACTAGGGGATAGCAAGACTGAGCCTGACGAGTCTGTTTTGAGTTGGCTGGCGAATAAACCAGCAAAGTCGGTGGTTTACGTGGCCTTTGGGACATTGGTGGCTTTGAGTGAGAAGCAGATGAAAGAAACGGCAATGGCGATTAAACAAACCGGATACAGTTTCTTGTGGTCTGCTCGAGATTCTGAGAGAAGCAAGTTACCGTCTGGTTTTGTGGAAGAAGCTATGGAGAAAGACATTGGACTAGTGGCTAAGTGGGTTCCTCAGCTAGAGGTTTTAGCACATGACTCAATAGGATGTTTCGTGACACACTGTGGATGGAACTCAACATTGGAGGCGTTATGCTTAGGAGTTCCATTGGTAGGGATGCCTCAGTGGACGGATCAGCCAACGAACGCTAAGTTTATAGAGGATGTGTGGAAAATTGGGGTTAGAGTTAAGACTGATGAAGAAGGGTTTGTGAGTAAGGAGGAGATTACAAGATGCGTTGTTGAGGTTATGGAAGGAGAGAAAGGGAAAGTGATGAGGAAGAATGTTGAGAATTTAAAGGTGTTGGCACGTGAGGCTATCTCAGAAGGAGGTAGTTCGGACAAGAAAATTGATGAATTTGTTGCTATGATGACTTGA
- the LOC103867701 gene encoding transcription factor bHLH153 isoform X1 produces the protein MMMENKRNVCSLEDNSIKRHKSDLSFSSKERKDKVGERISALQQLVSPYGKTDTASVLLEAMQYIQFLQEQVKVCSVSFTVSNLNCICPSSDPTMSFSVQVLSAPYLQTTPITTHEEELGEYRLRSRGLCLVPMEYTVGVAQTNGADIWAPVKTPV, from the exons ATGATGATGGAGAATAAGCGCAATGTATGCTCTCTTGAAGATAACAGCATTAAACGACACAAGTctgatctctctttctcttccaaG GAGAGGAAGGATAAGGTGGGAGAACGTATCTCAGCTCTTCAACAGCTAGTTTCCCCTTATGGAAAG ACCGACACAGCATCAGTTCTTCTAGAGGCGATGCAATACATTCAGTTTCTTCAAGAACAAGTCAAGGTCTGCTCTGTTTCCTTCACGGTTTCGAATCTGAACTGCATTTGTCCATCTTCTGATCCAACAATGAGTTTTTCTGTACAGGTTCTAAGCGCTCCATATCTTCAAACAACCCCAATTACCACACAC GAGGAGGAGCTGGGAGAGTACAGATTGAGAAGCAGAGGGTTATGTCTTGTCCCAATGGAGTACACAGTAGGTGTTGCTCAAACCAATGGTGCTGATATTTGGGCTCCTGTAAAGACTCCAGTCTAA
- the LOC103867699 gene encoding probable E3 ubiquitin-protein ligase ARI11 — protein sequence MDYSDDDGMLNIESGEENLYIDHTSEADYGMEEDMHNDSTSKRDQISYIVLKEEDIREHQKTDIKQISTVLSINQVEAIILLLHYQWSSSKVEDEWFTSEERVRKTVGMLKEHMVDLNDQDVNIGCGICFESYLRKEIATVSCGHPYCKTCWTSYITEKINNGPGCLMIKCPEPSCYAVVGQDMIDKLITIEEDKEKYCRYFLRSYVKEGKNNIKWCPSPGCVYAVDFGTRNGTENYDVTCLCSYDFCWNCSEDAHRPVNCDMVSKWITKNIKDNESKNMTWILANTKPCPNCNCHIEKNQGCNRMTCPICNHSFCWICLCPYDGRHTCHNFEGDDETKVKRKRAKRVQRTIDRYMHYYVRWANNQSSRLKAMEDLKELQAVQLEKLSVKQCFSQTQLQFTVDAWLQIIECRRVLKWTYAYGYYIPREERTKKQFFEYLQGEAEVGLERLHHCAEEELQHFVDETDDPSTDFDDFRKKLIGLTKVTKTYFENLVKALENDLADVAVDDSK from the exons ATGGATTATTCGGATGATGATGGCATGCTTAATATTGAATCAGGCGAAGAAAACTTATACATTGACCACACATCCGAAGCCGATTATGGAATGGAAGAAGATATGCACAATGATTCCACATCGAAGCGAGATCAGATAAGTTACATAGTTCTCAAAGAAGAAGACATCCGTGAGCATCAAAAGACCGACATCAAACAAATTTCTACGGTTCTCTCAATAAACCAAGTCGAAGCAATCATTCTGCTTCTTCACTATCAGTGGAGTTCTAGTAAAGTCGAAGATGAATGGTTTACTAGCGAAGAGAGAGTTCGTAAAACCGTTGGTATGTTGAAGGAGCATATGGTTGATCTCAATGACCAAGACGTGAACATTGGATGTGGAATTTGCTTTGAATCATATCTTCGCAAGGAAATCGCAACGGTTTCTTGTGGTCACCCTTATTGCAAGACTTGTTGGACCAGTTACATAACTGAGAAAATCAACAATGGTCCGGGATGTTTGATGATTAAATGTCCTGAGCCTTCTTGTTATGCTGTGGTTGGTCAAGATATGATCGATAAGTTGATAACAATAGAAGAAGATAAGGAGAAGTACTGTAGATATTTTCTTAGATCTTATGTCAAAGAGggaaaaaacaatattaaatgGTGTCCATCACCTGGATGCGTATACGCGGTTGATTTTGGAACCAGGAATGGAACTGAAAATTATGATGTTACATGTTTATGTTCTTATGACTTTTGCTGGAATTGTAGTGAAGATGCTCACCGTCCTGTGAATTGCGACATGGTGTCAAAATGGATTACTAAAAATATCAAGGATAATGAATCCAAAAACATGACTTGGATACTTGCGAATACGAAGCCTTGTCCGAACTGCAACTGTCATATCGAGAAGAACCAGGGATGTAACCGTATGACCTGCCCAATTTGTAATCATAGCTTTTGTTGGATTTGTCTTTGTCCATATGATGGTCGCCACACATGCCACAACTTTGAGGGTGATGATGAAACAAAAGTTAAGAGAAAAAGGGCGAAAAGGGTGCAAAGGACAATCGACAGATACATGCATTATTATGTAAGATGGGCAAACAATCAATCTTCTAGGCTAAAGGCAATGGAAGATTTGAAGGAATTGCAAGCGGTGCAGCTTGAGAAGCTTAGTGTCAAACAATGCTTCTCACAAACTCAGCTCCAATTCACCGTAGATGCATGGCTTCAG ATCATCGAGTGTAGGAGGGTGTTGAAATGGACATATGCATATGGATACTACATTCCTCGGGAGGAACGAACCAAGAAACAGTTTTTTGAGTATTTGCAAGGGGAGGCTGAAGTTGGTTTGGAGAGGCTTCATCATTGTGCAGAGGAGGAGCTGCAACACTTTGTTGATGAAACTGACGATCCATCTACAGATTTCGATGATTTCCGCAAGAAACTAATTGGTTTGACTAAAGTAACCAAAACCTACTTCGAAAATCTAGTGAAAGCTTTAGAAAATGATCTTGCTGATGTAGCTGTTGATGATAGCAAATAA
- the LOC103867700 gene encoding eEF1A lysine and N-terminal methyltransferase → MGKKKGASKADAADDFLQTLEDFTSKENWDKFFTLRGSDDSFEWYAEWPQLRDSLLPLLRDSSSSSGSLQILVPGCGNSRLSEHLYDAGLRDVTNVDFSKVVISDMLRRNIRSRPEMRWRVMDITKMQLGDECFDTVLDKGALDALMEPEVGTKLGSQYLSEAKRVLKPGGKFICLTLAESHVLALLFSSFRFGWKMTVHSISQKRSSLKTFMVVAEKEKSIVLHEITSSFDLLSLGRNDAQGSGMCEALESENQIRRDCNNGSDVLYSHEDLKLGVKGDLAELTGGRRVKFSLGSNFSYRAVLLDAQKQTEPFVYHCGVFLVPKTRAHEWLFCSEEGQWQVVESSRAARLIMVYLDSSHNGVSMEDIQNDLSPMVTQLAPRNDDEAARIPYMMASDGIKKRTTVHEVTSSLTGEVVVEDVVYESTPSNTGGLSPSADLAFRRLVFKRTEYLIQSEALLVEDGEVVDQSQTEKTKNASQSKRKGNKKRNQETSGPIMKVSHDYLASSYHAGIISGFTLVSSYLKKAESSGNMVKTVIIGLGAGLLPMFLHGCLPFFSIEAVELDPVMLSVGKDYFCFTQTDRLKVHIADGIKYIRDITNSESSSEKTSDAVSKTESASSNNAEGSTCPDILIIDVDSADSSGGLTCPASEFIEETFLLSVKRALPQHGLFVVNLVSRSQSVKDMVVSRMKKVFDHLFSLQLEEEDDVNVVLFGLCSESVIGECDIPESAVILEELLKCQRSETKQSIIDSTNKLKCWK, encoded by the exons ATGGGGAAGAAGAAAGGCGCCAGCAAAGCAGACGCAGCTGATGACTTCCTGCAAACCCTCGAAGACTTCACCAGCAAAGAGAATTGGGACAAGTTCTTCACTCTCCGAGGCAGCGACGACTCCTTCGAGTGGTACGCTGAGTGGCCTCAGCTCCGCGACTCGCTTCTGCCTCTCCTCCGAGACTCTTCGTCCTCTTCTGGGTCGCTTCAGATTCTGGTTCCGGGATGCGGAAACTCCCGCCTCTCCGAGCATTTGTACGACGCGGGGCTCCGTGACGTCACCAATGTGGACTTCTCCAAGGTTGTTATCTCCGATATGCTTCGCCGGAACATAAGGAGTAGGCCTGAGATGCGGTGGAGAGTTATGGACATTACAAAGATGCAG TTGGGTGATGAGTGTTTTGATACGGTGCTGGATAAAGGTGCTCTTGATGCATTAATGGAGCCTGAAGTTGGTACGAAGCTAGGGAGTCAATACTTATCAGAG GCTAAGCGTGTTCTGAAACCTGGGGGCAAGTTTATCTGTTTAACGTTGGCAGAGTCTCATGTATTAG CGTTGCTTTTCTCAAGCTTTCGTTTTGGTTGGAAGATGACTGTTCACTCAATCTCTCAAAAACGATCCAGTCTTAAGACGTTTATGGTGGTGGCTGAGAAAGAAAAGTCCATTGTGTTGCATGAGATAACCTCTTCTTTCGATCTTTTATCTCTTGGCCGCAATGATGCTCAG GGTTCTGGTATGTGTGAAGCCCTTGAAAGTGAGAACCAGATACGTAGAGACTGCAACAATGGATCAGACGTGTTGTACTCTCATGAAGATTTGAAACTTGGTGTTAAAGGAGATTTAGCAGAGCTTACTGGAGGTCGTCGTGTTAAATTTTCTTTAGGAAGCAATTTCAGTTATAGGGCCGTGCTTCTTGATGCTCAGAAGCAGACCGAGCCGTTCGTGTATCATTGTGGTGTTTTCCTTGTCCCTAAG ACTCGTGCTCATGAGTGGCTGTTCTGTTCAGAGGAAGGACAGTGGCAGGTTGTTGAGAGTTCTAGGGCCGCTCGTCTCATAATG GTTTATCTGGATAGTAGTCATAATGGCGTCAGCATGGAGGATATCCAG AATGATTTATCTCCCATGGTGACACAACTAGCTCCTAGAAACGATGATGAAGCAGCTCGCATTCC GTATATGATGGCAAGTGATGGGATCAAAAAGCGTACTACTGTCCACGAG GTGACGTCTTCCTTGACTGGGGAAGTTGTCGTTGAAGATGTGGTTTATGAAAGCACTCCTAGTAATACCGGAGGCTTATCTCCTTCTGCTGATTTGGCATTTAGACGTCTTGTATTCAAAAGAACCGAGTATTTAATACAGTCTGAAGCCTTGCTTGTAGAGGATGGCGAGGTTGTTGATCAATCTCAGACAGAGAAAACTAAAAATGCTTCCCAATCAAAACGGAAGGGAAATAAAAAACGAAACCAAG AAACGAGCGGACCCATTATGAAGGTCTCTCATGATTATTTGGCTAGCTCTTACCACGCTGGAATTATTTCTGGATTCACACTGGTATCTTCCTATCTGAAGAAGGCTGAATCGAGTGGAAATATG GTTAAGACTGTTATAATTGGTCTTGGAGCTGGGTTACTTCCCATGTTCCTCCATGGATGCTTGCCATTTTTCAGTATCGAg GCTGTTGAACTTGACCCGGTAATGCTTAGCGTTGGCAAGGATTACTTTTGTTTCACACAAACTGATCGCTTGAAG GTGCATATTGCTGATGGGATCAAATACATTAGAGACATAACAAACTCTGAATCTTCTTCCGAGAAAACGTCGGATGCTGTCTCTAAAACAGAGTCGGCTAGTTCCAATAATGCGGAAGGCAGCACTTGTCCTGACATCTTGATTATAGATGTTGATTCAGCAGATTCAAG CGGTGGATTAACCTGTCCTGCATCTGAGTTTATTGAagagacatttcttctctcagtTAAGCGTGCTCTCCCTCAGCATGGTCTTTTTGTAGTGAATTTGGTCTCCAGGTCACAATCTGTCAAAGATATGGTCGTATCAAGAATGAAAAAG GTTTTCGATCACTTGTTCAGCCTGCAACtagaagaggaagatgatgtAAACGTGGTGCTGTTTGGGCTCTGCTCTGAATCTGTAATCGGAGAGTGCGATATTCCAGAGTCTGCAGTTATACTTGAGGAACTGCTCAAGTGCCAGAGATCGGAAACGAAGCAAAGCATCATCGACTCTACAAACAAGTTGAAATGCTGGAAATGA
- the LOC103867702 gene encoding protein FAM136A, which produces MDHIAAAEEQIVSERLRRKLEEVNVAAQSQLSPIQDHINFTLQQAYFKCAYECFDRRRNQEEISNCVEHCSVPVVKSQQHFENEMAQFQERLNRSLVVCQDKFEAAKLQKIRPEAVNEMERCVHKAIEENLNTLPHIVQRMKTAFNIAN; this is translated from the exons ATGGATCATATAGCTGCGGCGGAGGAGCAAATCGTATCGGAGAGGCTTAGAAGAAAGCTTGAAGAAGTTAATGTAGCAGCTCAATCTCAGCTTTCTCCTATCCAAGATCACATCAATTTCACTCTCCAG CAAGCCTATTTCAAATGTGCATATGAGTGCTTTGACAGAAGAAGAAATCAAGAGGAGATTAGTAACTGCGTCGAGCACTGCAGTGTCCCTGTTGTCAAATCTCAGCAGCATTTCGAGAATGAAATGGCTCAGTTTCAG GAAAGACTGAACAGATCATTGGTGGTGTGTCAAGACAAATTTGAGGCTGCAAAGCTCCAGAAGATAAGGCCTGAAGCGGTTAACGAGATGGAGCGCTGCGTGCACAAAGCCATTGAAGAGAACCTCAACACATTACCTCACATTGTTCAGAGAATGAAGACAGCATTTAACATAGCTAACTAA
- the LOC103867701 gene encoding transcription factor bHLH153 isoform X2 yields the protein MMMENKRNVCSLEDNSIKRHKSDLSFSSKERKDKVGERISALQQLVSPYGKTDTASVLLEAMQYIQFLQEQVKVLSAPYLQTTPITTHEEELGEYRLRSRGLCLVPMEYTVGVAQTNGADIWAPVKTPV from the exons ATGATGATGGAGAATAAGCGCAATGTATGCTCTCTTGAAGATAACAGCATTAAACGACACAAGTctgatctctctttctcttccaaG GAGAGGAAGGATAAGGTGGGAGAACGTATCTCAGCTCTTCAACAGCTAGTTTCCCCTTATGGAAAG ACCGACACAGCATCAGTTCTTCTAGAGGCGATGCAATACATTCAGTTTCTTCAAGAACAAGTCAAG GTTCTAAGCGCTCCATATCTTCAAACAACCCCAATTACCACACAC GAGGAGGAGCTGGGAGAGTACAGATTGAGAAGCAGAGGGTTATGTCTTGTCCCAATGGAGTACACAGTAGGTGTTGCTCAAACCAATGGTGCTGATATTTGGGCTCCTGTAAAGACTCCAGTCTAA
- the LOC103867697 gene encoding acetolactate synthase small subunit 2, chloroplastic translates to MYDPRIDRRPLENLLVRYDSVSVTNLLSSSVSKSSSLFSSLQMASVSSTSSLSLFSSRSACTDPSPPLFPSTTRGNEMCKRTKSLVQCVNGNVSDASSSATPNSKVRKHTISVFVGDESGMINRIAGVFARRGYNIQSLAVGLNRDKALFTIVVSGTERVLQQVIEQLQKLVNVLKVEDISSEPQVERELMLVKVNAHPESRAEIMWLVNTFRARVVDISEHALTIEVTGDPGKMIAVERNLKKFQIREIVRTGKIALRREKMGATAPFWRFSAASYPDLKEQAPVNVLRGSKKGDVLPPNDKPAGGDVYPVEPTSDLMVHHVLDAHWGLLTDEDTSGLRSHTLSLLVNDVPGVLNLVTGVFARRGYNIQSLAVGHAETEGISRITTVVPATDESVSKLVQQLYKLVDVHEVRDLTHLPFAERELMLIKIAVNAAARRDVLDIASVFRAKTVDVSDHTITLQLTGDLDKMVALQRLLEPYGICEVSFAIYFSLSQCYNL, encoded by the exons ATGTATGACCCACGAATAGACAGACGCCCACTCGAAAACCTTCTCGTACGGTATGATTCTGTCTCAGTTACAAATCTCCTCTCGTCTTCAGTAAGCAAATCCtcgtctctcttctcttctcttcaaaTGGCGTCAGTTTCCTCAACctcctccctctctctcttctcctcgAGATCGGCATGCACCGATCCTTCTCCCCCTCTCTTCCCCTCGACGACGCGTGGCAATGAAATGTGCAAGAGAACAAAGAGTCTCGTTCAATGCGTCAACGGGAACGTCTCTGACGCTTCTTCCTCCGCAACTCCAAATTCGAA GGTGAGGAAGCACACGATCTCAGTGTTCGTTGGAGATGAAAGCGGGATGATTAATAGGATCGCAGGAGTCTTTGCGAGGAGAGGGTACAATATCCAGAGTCTTGCTGTTGGTTTGAATAGAGACAAGGCTCTGTTCACTATTGTTGTCTCTGGTACGGAGAGGGTTCTTCAGCAGGTCATCGAGCAGCTCCAGAAGCTCGTTAATGTCCTAAAG GTGGAAGATATCTCGAGTGAGCCGCAAGTGGAGCGTGAGCTGATGCTTGTGAAAGTGAATGCACATCCGGAATCCAGGGCAGAG ATCATGTGGCTAGTTAACACATTCAGAGCAAGAGTTGTGGATATTTCGGAGCATGCATTGACTATTGAG GTAACTGGAGATCCTGGGAAAATGATTGCTGTGGAAAGAAATTTGAAGAAGTTTCAGATCAGAGAGATTGTCAGGACGGGAAAG ATAGCACTGAGAAGGGAAAAGATGGGTGCTACTGCTCCATTTTGGCGGTTTTCAGCAGCGTCCTATCCAGATCTCAAGGAGCAAGCACCTGTTAATGTTCTTCGAGGTAGCAAAAAAGGAGATGTGCTCCCTCCAAATGACAAACCAGCAGGG GGAGATGTTTATCCCGTTGAGCCAACTTCTGACCTGATGGTACATCATGTTCTTGACGCTCACTGGGGACTTCTCACGGACGAAGAT ACGAGTGGACTACGGTCACACACTCTATCTTTGCTTGTAAACGATGTTCCAGGAGTCCTTAATCTTGTAACTGGTGTTTTCGCTCGAAGGGGATACAATATTCAG AGCTTGGCTGTAGGACATGCTGAAACAGAGGGCATTTCACGCATTACAACAGTTGTTCCTGCAACAGATGAATCAGTCAGCAAATTGGTGCAGCAACTTTATAAACTCGTAGATGTGCATGAG GTGCGTGATCTTACTCATTTGCCATTTGCTGAGAGAGAACTGATGCTGATTAAGATTGCTGTGAACGCTGCTGCAAGAAGAGATGTCCTGGACATTGCTAGTGTTTTCAGGGCAAAAACTGTTGACGTATCCGATCATACAATTACTTTGCAG CTTACTGGTGATCTTGACAAGATGGTGGCACTGCAAAGGTTGTTGGAGCCTTACGGTATATgcgaggttagttttgcaatctATTTCTCTCTTAGTCAATGTTATAACTTGTAA